The Verrucomicrobiia bacterium genome has a window encoding:
- a CDS encoding S41 family peptidase encodes MKRRFVFSIVAVVLAANLFIGARLYISSAEAAQKDSPYPNLKLFTEVMQKVRKDYVDGEEISYQELVYGALQGMIDRLDPHSEFMEPSKYKELQSDTQGQFGGLGIIISMKDNFITVVAPVEDTPGFKAGILSGDRITRIQGRTTENMTLQDAVKFLRGEPGTDVTITIQRPSSGETKDYTLKRAVINVDMVKDINGRKEFPLGDNKIGYVRLVQFGEKTSEDLAAALAKLKAQGMQALILDLRWNPGGLLDQAVEVCEKFLPRGQLVVSTEGRYTNQKFTAKGRGDELPHTPIVVLVNIGSASASEIVAGCLQDLNRAIVLGEKTFGKGSVQSIIPLDDGSALRLTTAKYYTPSHKVIHEVGITPNVIVPVTEDEERDILLRRTQGGVESLDGADRDRVLNARDPQLDRAMDLLKGILLFGELRPQKTGPSKMAAAQARGN; translated from the coding sequence ATGAAACGGCGTTTCGTCTTCAGCATCGTCGCGGTCGTTCTCGCGGCAAACCTGTTCATCGGCGCACGGCTTTACATCAGCTCCGCCGAGGCGGCTCAAAAAGATTCGCCGTATCCCAACCTCAAGCTGTTCACCGAGGTGATGCAGAAAGTCCGCAAGGACTACGTGGATGGCGAGGAGATCAGCTACCAGGAACTGGTGTATGGCGCGCTGCAGGGAATGATCGATCGGCTCGATCCGCACAGCGAATTCATGGAGCCTTCGAAATACAAGGAACTGCAGAGCGACACACAGGGGCAGTTTGGAGGCCTGGGAATTATCATTTCGATGAAGGATAATTTCATCACTGTGGTCGCACCTGTTGAGGACACGCCCGGGTTCAAGGCCGGAATTTTGTCGGGCGATCGGATCACCCGGATCCAGGGCAGAACCACGGAGAACATGACACTCCAGGACGCGGTTAAATTCCTCCGCGGCGAACCCGGCACTGATGTCACAATCACTATTCAGCGGCCGTCCTCTGGCGAAACCAAGGACTACACCCTCAAGCGCGCCGTCATCAACGTCGACATGGTCAAGGACATCAACGGGCGAAAGGAATTTCCGCTGGGCGACAACAAGATTGGCTATGTGCGCCTCGTTCAGTTCGGGGAGAAAACGAGCGAGGATCTCGCCGCTGCATTGGCGAAGCTGAAGGCGCAGGGCATGCAGGCCCTCATCCTTGATCTGCGGTGGAACCCCGGCGGGCTGCTCGACCAGGCAGTTGAAGTGTGTGAGAAGTTTCTGCCGCGCGGGCAGCTGGTCGTTTCGACGGAAGGCCGTTACACGAACCAGAAGTTCACCGCCAAGGGACGCGGCGATGAGCTTCCGCATACGCCCATCGTCGTGCTCGTCAATATCGGCAGCGCCAGCGCATCGGAAATTGTGGCAGGCTGCCTGCAGGACTTGAACCGCGCGATCGTCCTGGGAGAGAAAACATTCGGCAAAGGTTCCGTTCAAAGCATCATCCCGCTCGATGACGGTTCGGCACTCCGCTTGACGACTGCCAAATATTACACCCCCAGTCACAAGGTCATTCATGAAGTGGGCATCACGCCCAACGTGATCGTCCCCGTTACTGAGGACGAGGAGCGCGACATCCTGCTGCGACGCACGCAGGGCGGCGTCGAAAGCCTGGACGGCGCGGATCGGGACCGGGTGCTGAATGCGCGCGACCCGCAGCTCGATCGTGCGATGGATCTTTTGAAAGGAATTTTGCTCTTTGGCGAACTCCGTCCTCAAAAAACCGGACCCTCAAAAATGGCTGCGGCCCAGGCGCGGGGGAATTAA
- the tsaD gene encoding tRNA (adenosine(37)-N6)-threonylcarbamoyltransferase complex transferase subunit TsaD yields MLVLAFETSCDETSAAVIRNGGVLSSVVSSQIGLHAEYGGVVPELAAREHLRNLIPITNAALAKAGVRASDLDGFAATQGPGLPSALMVGFRAAQSMAFVLRKPFLGINHHEAHLYSPWIVGDPPAADFGSFEPNVSLIVSGGHTMLIHVVSELQHRLLGSTLDDAAGECFDKVGKLMGLPYPAGPEIDRLSANGNPNAFDFPRPLIHDANDDFSFSGLKTSFRYFIRDNPDLLNSPQTIRDLCASVQSAIVETLVAKTMRAARRLNVRCVTASGGVTCNRSLRARLASATQRENLRLRLAPGGLCTDNAAMIGILAERKWLKGAPAQPGDDVLPSWQLIA; encoded by the coding sequence ATGCTTGTGCTGGCGTTCGAAACCTCGTGCGACGAGACGAGCGCCGCAGTGATCCGAAACGGCGGGGTCCTTTCCAGCGTGGTCTCTTCTCAAATCGGGCTTCATGCTGAATACGGCGGGGTGGTTCCCGAACTCGCCGCGCGTGAACATCTGCGGAATCTCATTCCCATCACAAATGCCGCGCTGGCAAAGGCTGGAGTTCGCGCGTCAGACTTGGATGGATTTGCCGCCACGCAAGGGCCAGGGTTGCCGAGCGCTTTGATGGTTGGATTTCGCGCGGCGCAAAGCATGGCGTTCGTCCTGCGCAAACCGTTCCTCGGGATCAATCACCACGAGGCGCACCTCTATTCACCCTGGATCGTCGGCGACCCTCCCGCGGCAGATTTCGGCTCCTTTGAACCGAACGTGTCGCTGATCGTGAGCGGCGGGCACACCATGTTGATCCACGTTGTCAGCGAACTGCAGCATCGCCTTCTCGGTTCAACACTGGACGATGCCGCAGGGGAATGTTTCGACAAGGTCGGCAAGCTCATGGGCCTCCCCTACCCTGCCGGGCCCGAGATCGATCGGCTCTCCGCGAATGGAAATCCGAATGCATTTGATTTTCCACGACCGTTGATTCACGACGCGAATGACGATTTCAGTTTCAGCGGATTAAAGACGTCGTTCCGCTATTTCATACGGGACAACCCTGACCTGCTCAACTCGCCGCAAACCATTCGCGATCTGTGTGCGAGCGTTCAATCCGCCATCGTGGAAACGCTCGTCGCGAAAACGATGCGCGCGGCGAGGCGATTGAACGTGCGATGCGTCACGGCCTCAGGCGGCGTCACGTGCAATCGCTCGCTGCGGGCGAGGCTGGCGTCCGCGACGCAGCGGGAGAACCTGCGATTGAGGCTGGCACCGGGCGGCTTGTGCACAGACAACGCGGCGATGATTGGAATTCTTGCTGAACGCAAGTGGTTGAAGGGCGCGCCTGCGCAACCCGGGGACGATGTGCTGCCGTCCTGGCAATTGATTGCGTGA
- a CDS encoding tagaturonate epimerase family protein, whose protein sequence is MLTIEKYSIGVGDRFAQQAEAQLRACLLAAEKGIEVIPVWNKSNREHMIVGSEPSSVRAAADAAVQQLGWKKPHHVDADHIRLETVDRFVPHSDFFTIDVADSIGKPAQADAVKAFADRHPELAGRVDIPGVEGGINASRAEVERIANKFLYAVQEAAVIYRHIVKAKGEGKFITEVSMDETDSPQTPVELLVILVALADEKVPVQTVAPKFTGRFNKGVDYVGDVAQFEKEFNDDLSVIRFAIQKYGLPASLKLSVHSGSDKFSIYGPIHRAIKRHNAGLHLKTAGTTWLEEIIGLAEAGGEGLALARNIYAQALEHIDELCAPYATVIDIDRAKLPSPQDIAGWDAARFAASVRHDQKSPHFNPHVRQLLHVGFKVAAKKGDTYLNLVRQCSETISRNVTGNLYERHLKPVFLGL, encoded by the coding sequence ATGCTCACCATCGAGAAATATTCCATTGGGGTCGGAGATCGTTTTGCACAACAGGCGGAAGCCCAGTTGCGCGCGTGCTTGCTCGCCGCGGAAAAAGGAATCGAGGTGATTCCCGTCTGGAACAAGTCGAACCGCGAGCACATGATTGTGGGCTCCGAACCATCCAGTGTCCGGGCGGCTGCGGATGCCGCGGTCCAGCAACTCGGGTGGAAAAAGCCGCACCACGTTGATGCGGATCACATTCGCCTCGAGACCGTTGACCGTTTCGTCCCGCACTCGGATTTCTTCACGATTGACGTCGCTGACTCAATCGGAAAACCGGCACAGGCTGATGCCGTGAAAGCGTTTGCGGATCGCCACCCCGAACTGGCGGGTCGCGTCGACATACCCGGGGTTGAGGGCGGTATCAACGCCTCACGCGCTGAAGTCGAGCGCATCGCGAATAAATTTCTCTACGCAGTCCAGGAAGCCGCGGTCATTTACCGGCACATCGTGAAGGCGAAAGGGGAAGGCAAGTTCATCACCGAGGTTTCAATGGACGAAACCGATTCACCACAAACGCCCGTTGAGCTGCTCGTGATCCTCGTTGCGCTTGCGGATGAAAAGGTGCCGGTTCAGACGGTCGCGCCCAAGTTCACAGGCAGGTTCAATAAAGGCGTCGACTACGTCGGGGACGTGGCTCAATTTGAAAAAGAGTTCAACGACGATCTGTCCGTGATTCGTTTTGCGATCCAGAAGTACGGCCTGCCAGCCAGCCTGAAGCTGAGCGTGCATTCAGGCAGCGACAAGTTTTCGATCTACGGACCCATTCACCGCGCCATCAAACGGCACAACGCCGGACTCCACCTGAAGACCGCGGGAACGACGTGGCTCGAGGAGATCATCGGGCTTGCCGAGGCGGGGGGGGAAGGACTGGCGCTCGCACGCAACATCTATGCGCAGGCCCTCGAACATATCGACGAACTCTGCGCCCCCTATGCGACGGTTATTGATATCGATCGCGCGAAGTTGCCGTCCCCGCAGGATATCGCGGGCTGGGACGCCGCGCGTTTCGCGGCATCCGTGCGGCATGACCAGAAATCGCCCCACTTCAATCCGCACGTGCGCCAGCTGTTACACGTAGGATTCAAGGTGGCCGCGAAAAAGGGGGACACGTATTTGAACCTCGTGCGCCAGTGTTCCGAGACCATTTCCAGGAACGTGACGGGCAACCTTTACGAGCGGCATCTCAAGCCCGTTTTCCTTGGACTGTAG
- a CDS encoding LamG domain-containing protein, translating into MRNLSKFLLTLLTLAAMSASGAVIHRYSFNDPGPSTVQDSVGTAHGTLRVKGTGTATLDGSQVNLGTDGTPENGGYVDLPNGLVSGLTNITIEGWVTWTAGGTWARIFDFGTNSVGEDTTGSLTMGDGGNYLFLTPQAGGTLLPRFTASDTLPGFNNETPVLNSPTIFPSGVETHFAVTYGPSGARLFIGGQEVASGVVTIPLSSIRDVNVWLGRANWNDPFLGGSYNEFRIHNSLLTLQELNASAFLGGPDTMNYNPGAVTSVSLVLQNSMVVGATQNAVINAGFANLGGLQLSGADVTLTSSATNVIRITPGGQLVALAPGTATITAAVGGMSNSVPVTVATGVATLEHRYSFNETAGATTVTDSVGGMHGTVFAGPTGTNITFGTGQADFPGASSYTFAPYIDLPDGIISSKTNVTVEVWFTWRAAANNTRIFDFGSSLKGTDPNVAGNGLEYFFLTPRSAANQGVRVAARSDSSAAENPNLVGPQSSQPPLNQEVHVAVVLAPESNFSRIYYNGIPVASGQAPWALALLEDINNWIGISQWNDPIFNGRINEFRIYEGVMNDVDIAMSRKAGPNALAVSPGNLVSIQAQPANLLIGNPLGMQAVLLGNYQNVTNVDITGLSGVTLQSANTNIFTVNALGLLTPRTFGTANLVASYQGMSSTSTVSVLSPVSLQLDLTNTLYAGGIASNAVLRANFGGSVTNINVNAFTNVTFTSANTNIATITAAGAVTPINVGTTTIISTYAGFTNQFTLNVVQPPGSSPATLVHRYSFNGTGTEITDLVGNVNGTLINTTLPGTGSATFANTAIPSNDPNVQWVDFGQTLIPAGVSNVTLEAWFTPGFYAPVGTDQGNWVFNLNDTVEGSATTGQYLFYSPWGAGGGANRQQYRWARAGFNNEVGVNVGANGSGLTNGQHHVAVVIDALNRTFSLFTDGALLGRVSYDATFDLTALTTAWLARSSYPDVGFTGSITEFRVYNGALLQSQIAANIAAGPDTIVSPGASLSINLVGNSVQIRWPVSGSAGAVLQGTTALGTGANWTTNGIPAPTVVNGQNQVTIPASETSMFYRLVR; encoded by the coding sequence ATGCGAAATCTTTCCAAATTTCTGCTAACGCTTTTAACATTGGCTGCGATGTCCGCGTCGGGCGCTGTCATCCACCGATATTCTTTCAACGATCCCGGCCCTTCAACAGTGCAGGATTCGGTCGGGACCGCGCATGGAACCCTTCGCGTGAAAGGCACTGGCACGGCGACGCTGGACGGCTCACAGGTGAATCTCGGCACTGACGGCACGCCCGAGAATGGCGGATATGTCGATCTTCCAAACGGCCTCGTCTCCGGGCTCACGAATATCACCATCGAAGGCTGGGTCACCTGGACCGCCGGCGGAACCTGGGCTCGCATCTTTGACTTCGGCACAAACAGCGTCGGGGAAGACACGACCGGGAGCCTCACAATGGGCGATGGAGGAAACTATCTCTTCCTGACACCACAGGCGGGCGGCACGCTCCTCCCGCGTTTCACGGCCAGCGACACATTGCCTGGCTTCAACAATGAAACGCCTGTCCTGAATTCGCCGACCATTTTTCCATCCGGGGTTGAAACCCATTTTGCCGTCACTTACGGTCCGTCCGGCGCCAGGCTGTTCATCGGCGGCCAGGAGGTTGCGAGCGGTGTGGTGACGATCCCTCTTTCCAGTATTCGCGACGTGAACGTCTGGCTCGGACGAGCCAACTGGAACGATCCTTTCCTGGGAGGCAGCTACAATGAATTCCGAATTCACAACAGCCTGCTGACACTTCAGGAGCTGAATGCCAGCGCATTCCTCGGCGGACCCGATACAATGAATTACAACCCCGGCGCGGTTACATCGGTCAGCCTGGTGTTGCAGAATTCCATGGTTGTCGGCGCCACGCAAAATGCAGTCATCAATGCCGGTTTTGCAAATCTCGGCGGGCTTCAGCTTTCGGGCGCGGACGTGACACTGACCTCGTCCGCCACCAATGTGATCAGGATCACGCCTGGCGGGCAGCTCGTTGCGCTCGCGCCTGGCACGGCAACGATTACGGCCGCGGTGGGTGGAATGAGCAACAGCGTTCCCGTAACTGTCGCCACAGGCGTCGCGACCCTGGAGCACCGTTACAGTTTCAATGAAACCGCAGGCGCGACCACCGTCACCGATTCAGTTGGCGGAATGCATGGCACGGTCTTCGCAGGTCCGACGGGAACGAACATCACGTTTGGCACGGGCCAGGCCGATTTCCCGGGGGCGAGCAGCTACACGTTTGCTCCCTACATCGACCTTCCCGATGGAATTATCTCCAGCAAGACCAACGTTACCGTCGAGGTCTGGTTCACCTGGCGCGCTGCGGCCAACAACACGCGCATCTTTGACTTCGGAAGCAGCCTCAAGGGGACCGATCCGAACGTTGCCGGCAACGGATTGGAATATTTCTTCCTGACACCCCGCAGCGCCGCCAACCAGGGCGTGCGTGTCGCCGCGCGCTCCGATTCCAGTGCAGCTGAGAATCCCAACCTGGTGGGGCCACAGTCAAGCCAGCCCCCGCTCAACCAGGAGGTTCACGTTGCGGTGGTGCTCGCACCCGAAAGCAACTTCTCCCGCATTTATTACAATGGAATTCCCGTTGCGTCCGGTCAGGCCCCATGGGCACTCGCGCTTCTCGAAGACATCAACAACTGGATTGGCATCTCGCAATGGAACGATCCGATCTTCAACGGTCGAATCAACGAGTTCCGCATTTACGAGGGGGTGATGAACGACGTGGATATCGCGATGAGCCGCAAGGCAGGCCCCAATGCGCTCGCTGTTTCACCTGGCAACCTGGTGTCGATCCAGGCGCAACCTGCGAATCTGCTGATTGGTAATCCCCTGGGCATGCAGGCAGTGCTCCTGGGAAATTATCAGAACGTGACAAATGTCGATATCACCGGCCTCTCCGGCGTCACGCTTCAGAGCGCAAACACGAACATCTTCACCGTAAACGCACTGGGGCTTCTCACGCCCCGAACCTTTGGGACTGCCAACCTTGTCGCTTCCTACCAAGGCATGTCTTCCACCTCGACGGTTAGCGTCCTGTCACCTGTATCATTGCAACTGGACCTGACGAACACCCTCTATGCAGGCGGAATAGCGAGCAACGCAGTGCTGCGGGCGAACTTCGGCGGAAGCGTTACGAACATCAACGTCAATGCCTTCACGAATGTCACGTTCACCTCGGCAAACACAAACATTGCCACCATCACCGCGGCGGGCGCGGTCACGCCGATCAATGTCGGCACAACGACAATCATCAGCACCTATGCGGGATTCACGAACCAGTTCACGTTGAACGTCGTGCAACCTCCGGGTTCCTCACCCGCGACGCTCGTGCATCGCTACAGCTTCAACGGCACCGGCACTGAAATCACCGACCTGGTCGGGAATGTAAACGGCACCCTGATCAACACGACCCTGCCCGGGACCGGCTCCGCCACGTTCGCGAACACAGCCATTCCCAGCAATGATCCGAACGTTCAATGGGTCGATTTCGGCCAAACACTGATCCCTGCGGGAGTGAGCAATGTGACGCTGGAAGCCTGGTTCACGCCTGGCTTTTACGCGCCCGTTGGCACCGACCAGGGCAACTGGGTGTTCAACCTCAACGATACCGTCGAAGGATCCGCGACGACGGGACAGTATCTCTTCTACAGCCCGTGGGGTGCAGGCGGAGGCGCAAACCGCCAGCAATACCGCTGGGCGCGAGCGGGCTTCAACAACGAAGTCGGCGTGAACGTCGGCGCCAATGGCAGCGGCCTGACCAACGGCCAGCATCACGTGGCGGTGGTCATCGACGCCTTGAACCGCACCTTCTCGCTGTTCACCGACGGCGCGCTGCTGGGCCGTGTCAGCTACGATGCAACATTTGACCTGACGGCGCTCACAACTGCATGGCTCGCGCGTTCCAGCTACCCGGATGTGGGCTTCACGGGTTCGATCACCGAATTCCGCGTTTACAACGGCGCGCTGTTGCAATCTCAAATCGCGGCCAACATCGCAGCGGGTCCGGATACAATCGTCTCCCCCGGAGCTTCCTTGTCCATCAACCTTGTTGGAAACAGCGTCCAGATACGCTGGCCCGTTAGCGGAAGCGCCGGCGCAGTGCTCCAGGGAACGACGGCGCTTGGAACCGGCGCCAATTGGACCACGAACGGCATCCCCGCTCCCACCGTTGTGAACGGGCAGAATCAGGTGACCATCCCGGCGAGCGAAACAAGCATGTTCTACCGCCTCGTGCGGTAA
- a CDS encoding DUF47 family protein, with the protein MFSLQRLLGKEDMFFRLLEASAQEARNSVQTLMKLSTSLDQPASLEEFAVARRKDKQITREITEAVYTTFVTALEREDIEALSNALYKIPKTVEKFGERALLAAQHVRGVDFSPQIALLDKATVTVVEMVKSLSRGVNLEEIRALNSKLQQIEGEADDTIMGIFKDLFSGRHDAVKVIVLKDLYELLEKVVDRCRDAGNVISHIALKNS; encoded by the coding sequence ATGTTTTCGCTGCAACGATTGCTCGGAAAGGAAGACATGTTCTTCCGGCTTCTGGAAGCCAGTGCCCAGGAAGCGCGCAACAGCGTCCAGACGCTGATGAAACTGAGCACCTCGCTGGATCAGCCAGCTTCCTTGGAGGAATTCGCCGTCGCCCGGCGCAAGGACAAGCAAATCACCCGAGAAATTACGGAAGCAGTTTACACGACGTTTGTGACCGCCCTCGAGCGCGAGGATATTGAGGCGCTGTCCAATGCGCTCTACAAGATTCCCAAGACGGTTGAAAAATTCGGGGAACGGGCGCTTCTGGCAGCACAACACGTTCGAGGTGTGGATTTCTCGCCGCAAATCGCGCTCCTCGACAAGGCCACCGTGACCGTCGTCGAAATGGTGAAGAGCCTCTCGCGCGGTGTGAACCTCGAAGAGATTCGCGCGCTCAACAGCAAGCTTCAGCAGATCGAAGGCGAAGCAGACGATACCATCATGGGCATTTTCAAGGATTTATTCAGCGGCCGCCACGATGCCGTCAAGGTCATCGTCCTCAAGGATCTTTATGAGCTTCTTGAAAAAGTGGTGGATCGCTGCCGCGACGCGGGGAACGTCATTTCTCACATCGCGTTGAAGAATTCCTGA
- a CDS encoding inorganic phosphate transporter, translated as MTLVLSVILVALIFEYINGFHDTANSIATVVSTKVLTPRQAVVLAASTNLLGALWGTAVAKTISSGLVDSKIVTLSSAVIICALIGGIVWNLITWWFGLPSSSSHALIGGLCGAAVAAADNNWAALIWSEPHADHWWMGKGLLWKIVIPMVLSPFAGFIIGFIVMAILYVLLRNWRPVTVNRTFGKLQLLSAGYMGFSHGTNDAQKTMGIIALALVSATATGSLDNAPGWLSFLYTPPPAPGKTVEIALWIKVICALTMAAGTAAGGWRIIKTLGHKMVKLQPVHGFAAETTGATVLATAAHFGMPVSTTHAITASIMGVGSAKAFNALKLTVVEQIMWAWVLTIPASAFVAYSLVTVLKMFGWHQ; from the coding sequence ATGACGCTCGTCCTTTCGGTCATCCTGGTAGCGCTGATCTTCGAATACATCAATGGCTTCCACGACACGGCGAACTCCATTGCCACTGTCGTTTCAACCAAGGTATTGACCCCGCGACAGGCCGTGGTTCTGGCCGCTTCGACCAACCTGCTGGGCGCCCTCTGGGGAACCGCCGTCGCGAAAACGATCTCTTCGGGATTGGTCGATTCAAAGATCGTGACACTTTCTTCCGCCGTGATCATCTGCGCCTTGATCGGCGGCATCGTGTGGAACCTGATCACATGGTGGTTCGGCCTGCCATCCAGTTCCAGCCACGCGCTGATCGGCGGCTTGTGCGGCGCCGCCGTTGCCGCAGCCGACAATAACTGGGCCGCGCTGATCTGGTCCGAGCCTCACGCGGACCATTGGTGGATGGGCAAGGGCCTGCTCTGGAAGATCGTGATTCCCATGGTTCTGTCCCCGTTTGCAGGATTCATAATTGGCTTCATTGTGATGGCAATCCTTTACGTCCTGCTGAGGAACTGGCGCCCCGTTACGGTTAACCGTACCTTCGGCAAACTCCAGTTGCTGAGTGCCGGTTACATGGGCTTCAGCCATGGCACGAACGATGCCCAAAAAACCATGGGAATCATCGCGCTCGCCCTCGTCAGCGCGACTGCAACGGGGAGCCTGGACAATGCGCCGGGCTGGCTGTCTTTCCTGTACACACCTCCGCCAGCGCCGGGAAAGACGGTGGAGATCGCCTTGTGGATCAAGGTCATCTGCGCGCTGACAATGGCCGCAGGAACCGCCGCCGGCGGCTGGCGCATCATCAAGACGCTGGGTCATAAAATGGTGAAACTTCAACCAGTTCATGGCTTCGCCGCGGAAACGACTGGGGCAACCGTCCTTGCAACCGCAGCACATTTCGGCATGCCGGTCTCCACCACCCATGCGATTACCGCGTCCATCATGGGGGTCGGTTCAGCCAAGGCCTTTAATGCTTTGAAACTGACGGTCGTGGAGCAAATCATGTGGGCCTGGGTGCTCACCATCCCCGCGAGCGCCTTCGTCGCCTACTCCCTCGTGACCGTCCTCAAGATGTTTGGATGGCATCAGTAG
- a CDS encoding NAD(P)H-dependent oxidoreductase codes for MPDSQLNVLAVAGSPRTRSVTRIIINEIAKELTANGCAVDVLDLQAEPLPLYNPDTAYAAPGFKALQARVHRADLFILGSPDYHGSISSTLKNFLDHFWHEFAGKLIVPVVASHEKGLTVVDQLRTVARQCYAWTLPYAVSFSEHDLKEGRVVSEVFQKRLEMMLRDARVYGQLLAQQRRADLAGSEAGFLAKHRKT; via the coding sequence ATGCCCGACTCGCAGCTAAACGTTCTCGCCGTCGCAGGAAGCCCCAGGACGCGATCCGTGACGCGAATCATCATCAATGAAATCGCGAAGGAACTGACGGCGAACGGATGTGCCGTCGATGTTCTCGACCTCCAGGCCGAACCACTTCCGCTCTATAACCCGGACACTGCCTATGCCGCGCCAGGTTTCAAGGCCCTCCAGGCGCGGGTGCATCGGGCTGATCTGTTTATCCTCGGGTCCCCCGATTACCACGGCAGCATCAGCAGCACGCTTAAGAATTTCCTCGACCATTTCTGGCATGAATTTGCGGGCAAGTTGATCGTGCCCGTCGTTGCCTCGCACGAGAAGGGCCTCACCGTCGTGGATCAACTCCGGACGGTCGCGCGGCAGTGCTACGCCTGGACGCTTCCTTACGCCGTGTCGTTCTCAGAACATGATTTGAAGGAAGGCAGGGTGGTCAGCGAAGTGTTCCAGAAACGATTGGAAATGATGCTGCGCGATGCGCGGGTGTACGGCCAGCTTCTGGCGCAGCAACGCCGCGCCGATCTCGCAGGATCCGAAGCCGGGTTCCTGGCAAAACACCGCAAAACCTAG
- the thrH gene encoding bifunctional phosphoserine phosphatase/homoserine phosphotransferase ThrH: protein MKQSIVTLDMEGVLTPEIWVAVAEKTGIPALRRTTRDEPDYDKLMRYRIDILDQHGIKLIDIQNVIGTLKPLPGGKEFLDELRTLVQVIILSDTFEQFAQPLMRQLNWPTLFCHRLNVENGRIAGYQLRQPNQKQKSVAALKSLNYRVISAGDSYNDTAMLGEADVGFLIHAPENVKLEFPQFKAVDSHAELLRLIQAELKG, encoded by the coding sequence GTGAAACAATCGATCGTCACTCTCGACATGGAAGGCGTCCTCACGCCGGAAATCTGGGTCGCCGTTGCGGAAAAGACGGGCATCCCTGCACTGCGCCGCACCACGCGCGATGAACCGGATTACGACAAATTGATGCGGTATCGCATCGATATCCTCGACCAGCACGGCATCAAGTTGATCGACATCCAGAATGTCATCGGAACATTGAAACCGCTGCCCGGCGGAAAGGAATTTCTCGACGAACTGCGCACGCTCGTTCAAGTGATCATTCTCTCCGACACCTTCGAGCAGTTCGCACAGCCATTGATGCGGCAGCTTAACTGGCCCACGCTTTTCTGCCATCGATTGAACGTCGAGAACGGCCGTATCGCCGGTTACCAGCTGCGTCAGCCAAACCAGAAACAAAAATCGGTGGCGGCATTAAAATCGCTGAATTACCGCGTCATCTCAGCGGGAGATTCCTACAATGACACCGCGATGCTCGGTGAGGCCGACGTTGGATTTCTTATCCACGCGCCTGAAAACGTGAAATTGGAGTTTCCTCAATTCAAAGCCGTGGACTCCCATGCAGAGCTGCTGCGGCTGATTCAGGCGGAACTCAAGGGCTAG
- a CDS encoding DUF971 domain-containing protein gives MQPADIQQIGNELAIKWSDQTESFVPLEKLRRSCPCAGCKGEVDIMGQLHKGPNRVLTPPAFELASMQVVGGYGIQPRWKDGHNSGIFSFDLLKRLSAP, from the coding sequence ATGCAACCGGCCGATATCCAACAGATCGGGAATGAATTGGCGATCAAGTGGTCTGATCAGACAGAAAGCTTCGTTCCGCTTGAGAAGCTGCGTCGTAGTTGTCCCTGCGCAGGTTGCAAAGGCGAAGTGGATATCATGGGCCAGCTGCACAAAGGCCCGAATCGCGTGCTGACGCCTCCAGCATTCGAGCTCGCCTCGATGCAGGTCGTCGGCGGCTACGGCATCCAGCCCCGCTGGAAGGATGGCCACAACAGCGGGATTTTTTCCTTCGACCTCCTGAAACGCCTCAGCGCCCCGTAA
- a CDS encoding CHRD domain-containing protein — translation MKKLFLSLGMACSLISAQAAVYVFDADLSGLTESPPNASPGIGYALFHYDDTANTLHVDVLFGRLMGTTTAAHIHAPTALPFTGTAGVATTVPNFAGFPTGVNVGSYETLLDLTSASSYNPAFITANGGTTAGAQAALVAAMFAGRSYLNIHTTAFPGGEIRGFLTLVPEPSSFALLALGGAALAAFRAKRRA, via the coding sequence ATGAAGAAGCTTTTCCTTTCGCTCGGTATGGCATGCAGCCTGATCTCGGCACAGGCAGCCGTTTACGTATTCGACGCCGATCTGTCAGGCCTGACAGAAAGCCCGCCCAATGCTTCGCCTGGAATTGGCTATGCACTGTTCCATTACGACGACACAGCAAACACGTTGCATGTGGATGTTTTGTTCGGCCGTTTGATGGGAACGACCACTGCCGCTCATATTCATGCGCCCACTGCGCTGCCATTCACCGGAACCGCGGGTGTCGCAACGACGGTCCCGAACTTTGCCGGATTTCCTACAGGCGTGAATGTCGGCTCGTATGAGACGCTGTTAGATCTGACCTCCGCAAGCAGCTACAACCCGGCGTTCATCACTGCAAACGGTGGAACAACAGCGGGTGCGCAAGCAGCGTTGGTCGCTGCGATGTTTGCCGGACGCTCCTATCTGAACATTCACACGACAGCGTTTCCGGGCGGAGAAATCCGCGGATTCCTTACGCTGGTTCCTGAGCCCAGCAGCTTTGCGCTTCTCGCGTTGGGCGGTGCCGCCCTGGCCGCCTTCCGCGCCAAACGCCGCGCCTGA